In Tachysurus vachellii isolate PV-2020 chromosome 12, HZAU_Pvac_v1, whole genome shotgun sequence, the DNA window GTCTTTCCCGAGTGAGACGTTCAGCGTGACCTCAGCGTTGTCGTAGTGGTAGCTGAGCTCCAGGTCTTCGTTCAGTGAGTATTTCACAGCGAAGGCCTTGTGGCTGTCCAGCCATTTCCCTCCGCAGTCTGGGTACAGCAGCGAGCTAATGGGCTTCAGATACAGCTCTCGGAGCGGAGTCATCAAACCCTCATCAAAGCCCAGCTCGTTCAGGAGGATCTGCCAGGGACACAGTGCAATCTGACATCTCTTACGTGTGTcagtgttctgtgttttgtttaatttgtatttattgggTCTATATCTGGATTGAATGCACTGTATGTCCACACCTTAGGATTCTTGTGTATGGCTTCTACATGCTgatttatacagtttatatattgCACTCTATACAGACCACCACACAGGCTGGAATCATTAATTATGGACAATGAGTATAGCTACAAAGCAGTTGTACCTGATAAACTGGCAACTCGGTTAACTAACCACCTTCCCAGATAGataaaataagagtaaataccCCGTAGTTGTTCATGGTGTTCGGTCGACCCTTCGGGGCCTCAGAGCACTCAAAATGCTCCAGCTCTTCCACCAGGTCCTTACAGAAATCCTGTGTGAACACGGGGAATCGATACACCCTGGGtgctgcatgcacacacacacacacacaaacacacacacatatacacttgaATGCGCTTGAGTATGTTTGAATGCAAGAGTTTGTGCACCCTTGGATCACAGTATCCAGTGCTTTGTGTTTCTCAGATGTTCCCAGATCATTCTCAGATCCCAGATGTGTTCTCAGATCGTTAGCTCAAGCATCTACAGGTTTGAGATATTAATCATGAACAATGTAATTTTCACTCCCCTTTCTGAGATGTgatgtaaataatatcctttctcCTCCccttttaaatactatataaacAGAGTTGACATTATAGGGGTGTGCATACTTTTGCATTCAACTGTTCGATTTGATATCATACCAGCCTCGGATGTTATGAGCTCCAGCAGTCCCTCTTCACTGGCGCCGTCTTCAAGACTGTAGTTCACTATTTCTACAAATTCAGGGGCCAAAAAAGATTCCTAGGCAGGGGAAACATCACATAGCTTCACATCACTGCAGTCACAGCAGAACTCTGGCTCACTGCCGGAGTGAGACATGTACCTGTAAGCTGTAGACATGCTGATGGAGCGGTTTGTAAGTCTCCTTGATGATTGATTTTCTCTCTGCTGATTGTGTCTCGAGATTCCGGCGCCTCTCAACTTCAGCATGGATCTGTGAGTTCAAACATCATTGCTAATATTAGTTAAACCACAGCCCTAATctgatttatgtttatatttgtgtggACTAAATTTTGCATAATATGAAGACCAATCATTCCAGAACTGACTCACTTTTTCAAGAACAGCATTGTACTGGGCATCAGAGGCACAACCCAGGGACTGGACTATCTAGAACAGGATTAGATCCAGAGACGTGTGTCAGAAGGGTTAGCTGTTAGAAAACTGaggatgcatttatttatttgtaatattgtaGATATATGTGAAAGACGTTTCCCGACAAAATCAAAATATGAAACTAATGTCAATTATTATAAATCTCAGAATCCAGAATGTGAATTATTAGAAATCTTAGTATCAAGAATTTTTATCTGTTATATAAACgtctgggggggcacggtggcttagtggttagcacgttcgcctcacacctccagggtcggggttcgattcccgcctccaccttgtgtgtgtggagtttgcatgttctccccgtgcctcgggggtttcctccgggtactccggtttcctcccccggtccaaagacatgcatggtaggttgattggcatctctggaaaaattgtccctagtgtgtgattgcgtgagtgaatgagagtgtgtgtgtgccctgcgatgggttggcactccgtccagggtgtatcctgccttgatgcccgatgacgcctgagataggcacaggctccccgtgacccgaggtagttcggataagcggtagaagatgaatgaatgaatgaataaacgtCTGTATCTGTAATGTGACATATTACGAAACCTCAGGTTCCAGAATGtggattattataaataaaagcatctaaaatgtgaataattatAAGCTTCATGATCCAGGGTGTGAATTGTAATATAAACAAGAGACGAAAAGAGATGGTAAAAACTAATGGTGACACTAGTATCTAGACTTGCAGTAGAACAAGTAAATGTGACCTGTAAattctcagtaacatgaaaaACTGAATTCTTTTTAAGCTGATGATCGAGATTGGGAATGAAACCAGAAACTAGCATGAAGACCCAAATATCCAGAAGTTTTAtatctatttaatatttaaatgctaaAATTCACCATCGCACAGATCAACATTGCTCTCACTTACGTGTCGATAGTCCTTTTTAAACTGCTCTTCCGAGGTGAAACGCACATGGAGCTTATATTgctctaaaaatatattatccGTGTAATAACAGCTGCACGTGCAGAATTTCTCCATCGCTATACAACGCGAAATTAAAACGCTATTACATGTTATAACGCATTTACGTGATAACCTACAAAAATGGCAAATGGTAACCACAGAAAAGTAAATAtgtttacttattaattatttatctgtttgtaaacaaaacaaaaaagaattataTCCAAATTGAAAGCAGTTTTAACTAAATTAACCGGAAGTTGGTTTGTTTTGATCCGACAGCTTAATGTGTTCGGATTGACatataattacaattatttaaaaataatttagaaataatagaaaattattttccattataatctaattttattgagttttattaagtatttttgTCGACTGTcatctaatatatttttattgcgGCTAGTAAGCGTTTCaaatagtgtatttttttttagagattccCAAATATAGTGTTATTCCTTATATAAGTGCACTAACTAGGGAATTAAGTCACGGCTTCAACACGCCACATAGTGCACTTCTTTAATCTAAAAGAATGATTAGGGATCGAGCCGGTGTACTTTCTTGTCCGTCCTTCTATGTGgtccgcctgtgtgtgtgttcggttgTAACGGTTCTGTTGAGCGGAAAGTAGATGATGGTGTCCGGTATCCGGGGTCCgaggtgtttgtttgtttatttgtttattttccgtGTGTAATGCTGAGTTTCTGGTGCCGGAGTCGCGATGCTGAGTGTGGACTCGCTTCAGGTAGccgaggaggaggtggtggagtCGAGCTCCAGCCGTCTGGGCGACATTTACACACTGGTGGCTGAGGGCTGCTACCCGCACGCCATGAATCCCATCCGCAAGAAAAACCTGAAACGATACGCGCAGAAATTCATTATCGACAGTGAGCGTGTgcaactcactcacacacacatacactcactcacacacacatacactcactcacacacacatacactcactcatacacacatacactcactcactcactcacccactcactcactcactcacccactcactcactcactcacccacaccctcacacattcacacactcactcactcacacacccacacacacacatacactcactcactcactcactcacacactcacccactcactcactcaccacactcactcactccctcactcactcactcactcacacactcaccacactcacacactcactcactcactcactcacacacccacacacacacacacacatccactcactcactcacccactcacacatccactcactcactcactcactcactcactcacacatgcactcactcattcattcactaactcacccacacacacacatcttctcacaaactcactcactcactaactcacccATACacatattctcactcactcactcactcactcactcacacaaacacacacatcccctcactcactctctctgactgtttgtctgtcagCCTATGCACCTGTTTGTCTATATCCAGTTGAGACTCATAGACTGACAGGCAGGAAGGAATACAGTAGCCTGTCTGTCTTTGTATCTACCTGCTtacctcattctctctctctctctctctctctctctctctctatctctctctctctctctctcgctgcaGATGGACGGCTGTACTACGTGGggaggaagaaggaggagaagcgTGAGGTGGTGATTGATGCTGAGCGAAAGCGTCAGATCTTCCTCGAGTGTCACTTCAATGAGCTTGGCCATCACCTGGGTCAGAAGAAGACAGTGCACCGCATCCAGAGCAAGTACTACTGGCTGGGCATCGTCAAGGATGTAGTggactgggtgtgtgtgcgtttgtgtgtatgtgtgtgcgcgtttgtgtgtgcgccgtttgtgtgtttgcctgtggtAACCGATCTCTTCCTTTAGATCAAAGTGTGTGATACGTGTCAGCATACAGAGCGGAACAAAAACATGGCAAGGATGCCCAGGCCGCTGAAGGTCGACGGCCCCTGGGACACCATCACCGTGGATATAATGGGTGAGTGTTTGCAGCTGTCACAAAACACACGTTCTTTTTACA includes these proteins:
- the ogfod2 gene encoding 2-oxoglutarate and iron-dependent oxygenase domain-containing protein 2 isoform X2, with product MEKFCTCSCYYTDNIFLEQYKLHVRFTSEEQFKKDYRHIVQSLGCASDAQYNAVLEKIHAEVERRRNLETQSAERKSIIKETYKPLHQHVYSLQESFLAPEFVEIVNYSLEDGASEEGLLELITSEAAPRVYRFPVFTQDFCKDLVEELEHFECSEAPKGRPNTMNNYGILLNELGFDEGLMTPLRELYLKPISSLLYPDCGGKWLDSHKAFAVKYSLNEDLELSYHYDNAEVTLNVSLGKDFTDGNLYFGDMRQAGAAERDGVCGGGAPCSRGRAPPRATHARCSAHHVRVPLEPGAVDASVASQEPSLPHVQPSTKTTA
- the ogfod2 gene encoding 2-oxoglutarate and iron-dependent oxygenase domain-containing protein 2 isoform X1 → MEKFCTCSCYYTDNIFLEQYKLHVRFTSEEQFKKDYRHIVQSLGCASDAQYNAVLEKIHAEVERRRNLETQSAERKSIIKETYKPLHQHVYSLQESFLAPEFVEIVNYSLEDGASEEGLLELITSEAAPRVYRFPVFTQDFCKDLVEELEHFECSEAPKGRPNTMNNYGILLNELGFDEGLMTPLRELYLKPISSLLYPDCGGKWLDSHKAFAVKYSLNEDLELSYHYDNAEVTLNVSLGKDFTDGNLYFGDMRQVPLSETECVEVEHRVAEAVLHRGQHMHGALPITSGCRWNLVLWMRASRHRNRLCPMCNQVPRLQPSDGYGDGFTEEDTRLCVLT
- the ogfod2 gene encoding 2-oxoglutarate and iron-dependent oxygenase domain-containing protein 2 isoform X3, whose product is MQTPHTQGGGGNRTPTLEIVQSLGCASDAQYNAVLEKIHAEVERRRNLETQSAERKSIIKETYKPLHQHVYSLQESFLAPEFVEIVNYSLEDGASEEGLLELITSEAAPRVYRFPVFTQDFCKDLVEELEHFECSEAPKGRPNTMNNYGILLNELGFDEGLMTPLRELYLKPISSLLYPDCGGKWLDSHKAFAVKYSLNEDLELSYHYDNAEVTLNVSLGKDFTDGNLYFGDMRQVPLSETECVEVEHRVAEAVLHRGQHMHGALPITSGCRWNLVLWMRASRHRNRLCPMCNQVPRLQPSDGYGDGFTEEDTRLCVLT